The following is a genomic window from Hymenobacter gelipurpurascens.
TCGATTTTCACTTTCTGGCCTTGCAGGAGAGTGGCCTACAGGGCGATGCCCAGAGCATACATGATGCCGTAGGCTACTGGCAGTTTAAGCGGGAGTCGGCGGTTGATTTTGGGCTGGTAATGAACGACGCCGTAGATGAGCGCAAGCACCTGACGGCCTCCTCGAAAGCAGCGGCGCAATACCTGCTGCGCAACAACAAGACCTTCCACAATTGGATCAACTCGCTGCTGAGCTACAACCTGGGCCTCACGGGCACCAAGCCCTACACCCTGCCCACGGATTATGATGCCACGAACATCGAGATTACCGAGCAGACCAACGCTTATATTCTCACGTTTCTGGCCCACAAACTGGCCTACGAACCGGCTATTGGCCTGAACACCAAGCCTCCGCTGATGCTGCAGGAGTTTCCGGCCCCCGCCGGCCGGCCCCTCTCCGTGATGGCGCAGGCCATGCAGCAAGACCCCAACGAGCTGGCGAAATACAACCGCTGGCTCCTGGCCCCTACCGTACCCACCGACCGCGTGTACACCATGCTGGTCCCGATTACGGACCCACTGCAACTCACGGCTCTGGCCTCTCAGCAGAAAACCGCCGCCTCAGGTGAGTTGCTCAATGCGCCCCAGCCCGACCCCGAGAATGTGGATTTTGTGCGGGTGAATGGCCTACGCGCCCTCATTGCTCTGCCCGGCGACACCAAGGAAATCCTGGCTAAGCGTGGCAAGCTGAAGATGCGCAAGTTCATGCAGTTTAATGACCTGTTTGCCTTCGACAACATTGTAACCGGCCAGCCCTATTTCGTGCAGAAGAAGCGCGACAAGGCTGCCGTGGAATACCATGTAGCCCGCCCCGGCGAGAGTGTAGCCACGGTTTCGCAGAAGTACGGCATCCGGGCAAAAGCCATCTGGAGCAAGAACCGCATGCCCCGCAACGAGGAACTGCGCGCCGGCCGGGTGCTATGGCTGCAGCACACACGCCCCAAAAACGTACCCGTAGAATATGCCGATGGCAATAATGCCCCGGCCCTGGCCGCCTTCGAGCGCCCTTCTACAACACCAGCACCAACCTCTACCAAACCAGCTAAGGCCCGCCGCACGGATGATGAGCCGGAACCCTACAAAGGACGCACCGCCGGTGCCACCCGCGTTCTGGAAGACGCCACCGAAGAGCAAACCGAGCCAGCCAGCACGAGCACTACAGTCGTGCAGCCCGATAGTGCCACCGACGAGCACACCGAAAACCTCAACGACCTGCCACCGGCTCCCACCCAGCCCACTAAGCCAGCCGCTTCGGCTGGCACCTACGCCGGCCAGCCGGCCGCCACGCGCCCGGCCGCTCCTACGCCTAAAAAGCCACTTCCAGCGGCGGCTCCCATTGCCGATGAACCTCGGGAAGATGATACGGTTTCGGAACCTACCACCGCACCCGCTACCAGCAACACAGCGCCGGCCACTAAGCCAGCGCCAGTATCTGCCGCAGCACCTGTCGCAACTCCAGTAGTGCCAGTACCTACAGTGGTGCAGCCGGTGCCGGCGAGTGGCCTACACACAGTAGAGCCCAAAGAGAATCTGTATTCAGTAGCCCGCCGCTTCAACCTGCGGCCGGCCGATATCGTGCTCTGGAACAACCTGCCGCAAAACCCGGCTTTGCGCATTGGGCAGATACTGCGCGTGGCGGCGCCAGCAGATATGGCCATGCCCGCCACGCCTGCTGCTCAGCCGAGTGCCAAACCACAAGCAGCGCAACCTGTTCCGGCAGCCACCCAAACCATTCGCCACACCGTGCAGAAAGGCGAGACGCTCTACAGCATTTCGCGGCGCTATGGTGTTACGCCGGCCCAGCTTCAGGAGTGGAACAGCAAAGCAGATGGTGGTGTCCGGATTGGGGAAGTGCTCCTCGTGACCCCTACGAAACAGCCCTAGGCCACTTCTTTTAAGTTTCCTGCCTCACCTGAAAGCTTACAGGTAAGGCATATGCATGACTTTTCATTGTCATTATACTTTTCCTTACTGATTACACTTTACCGCTTTTTTCGAATGCGTTTTTCTTTTACTCTCTCGCTGTTGGCCGGTTTGCTGCTGGGCTCTTTGTCGTTGCGGGCGCAGCAGGTGGTTCCCGCACCACTATCCGAAGATTCTGTTCGGGTAATGTCTGGTTTGGTGCAAAGCAGTGTCAGGCAGTTGCGCAGCATCTATTTCGAGCCCAACGATGCGCATGCCGTCGAGCTGATCAACACGGCGCTGCAAGACATTCCGGCACTTAACCAGCGCCTGAGCCACTACACGGCCAGCCTTCCACAGGAGCAGCAAGCCGCCCTGGCCCAGCGCCTCCGCCAGCAACCCTGGCAAGTAGAGCTCCGCACGTTATTGCGGAGCCCCCAGTTTCGCGGTTTCGATGCCCGCGCCGCTAAAAACCCAGCTCTCCAGGAAGCCTCTACCCGCTTAAAAGCCACTGGGTTTGTGGGCAGCCCGAAGGCCGTAGCAGCAGCGGCAACAACGGCCCGGTCGGCCACCAGCCCCGCCCCTACCATAAGCCAGGCAGCC
Proteins encoded in this region:
- a CDS encoding LysM peptidoglycan-binding domain-containing protein yields the protein MRFSFTLSLLAGLLLGSLSLRAQQVVPAPLSEDSVRVMSGLVQSSVRQLRSIYFEPNDAHAVELINTALQDIPALNQRLSHYTASLPQEQQAALAQRLRQQPWQVELRTLLRSPQFRGFDARAAKNPALQEASTRLKATGFVGSPKAVAAAATTARSATSPAPTISQAAASPKPAAAPAMAVSPTPQTKHTVQKGETLYSIAQHYGITPAQLQALNDKASGDVKAGEVLVVEATK
- a CDS encoding LysM peptidoglycan-binding domain-containing protein, with amino-acid sequence MKRLVLFLCGLLPWLAAAQSVPVPTNLDVAGLHLRFTPAGRTAVQQKVDALRRHPASFQARVALADAYFPLIDRVFQQEGLPLDFHFLALQESGLQGDAQSIHDAVGYWQFKRESAVDFGLVMNDAVDERKHLTASSKAAAQYLLRNNKTFHNWINSLLSYNLGLTGTKPYTLPTDYDATNIEITEQTNAYILTFLAHKLAYEPAIGLNTKPPLMLQEFPAPAGRPLSVMAQAMQQDPNELAKYNRWLLAPTVPTDRVYTMLVPITDPLQLTALASQQKTAASGELLNAPQPDPENVDFVRVNGLRALIALPGDTKEILAKRGKLKMRKFMQFNDLFAFDNIVTGQPYFVQKKRDKAAVEYHVARPGESVATVSQKYGIRAKAIWSKNRMPRNEELRAGRVLWLQHTRPKNVPVEYADGNNAPALAAFERPSTTPAPTSTKPAKARRTDDEPEPYKGRTAGATRVLEDATEEQTEPASTSTTVVQPDSATDEHTENLNDLPPAPTQPTKPAASAGTYAGQPAATRPAAPTPKKPLPAAAPIADEPREDDTVSEPTTAPATSNTAPATKPAPVSAAAPVATPVVPVPTVVQPVPASGLHTVEPKENLYSVARRFNLRPADIVLWNNLPQNPALRIGQILRVAAPADMAMPATPAAQPSAKPQAAQPVPAATQTIRHTVQKGETLYSISRRYGVTPAQLQEWNSKADGGVRIGEVLLVTPTKQP